CGAGATCACCACCGACGAATTCGACTCGCAGCTACAGATCCACCTCGTCGGCGCCAACCGGCTGGCCGCCGCGGTGCTGCCGGGCATGCTCGAGCGGCAGCGTGGCGACCTCATCTTCGTGGGTTCCGATGTCGCACTTCGGCAGCGACCACACATGGGCGCCTACGGGGCGGCCAAGGCTGCGCTGGTCGCGATGGTAACCAACTTCCAGATGGAACTGGAGGGCACCGGCGTGCGGGCCTCGATCGTGCATCCCGGCCCCACCAAGACAGCGATGGGCTGGAGCCTGCCGGCCGACAAGATCGGTCCCGCGCTGGACGACTGGGCCAAGTGGGGCCAGGCCCGCCACGACTACTTCCTGCGCGCGTCGGACCTGGGACGAGCCATCGCGTTCGTCGCCGAGACGCCACGCGGTGGCTTCATCGCGAACATGGAGCTTCAGCCCGAAGCCCCGTTGGCCGACAACAAAGATCGCCAAAAGCTCGCACTCGGCGAAGAGGGGATGCCGTCATGACTTCGCGAAACGACGATGCGGCGCGAGGTACGCGCGCCGGTGAGAAGTGAGCACATGACTTCGCGAAACGACGATACGGCGCGAGACACGAGCGCCGGTGAGGAGTGAGCAAATGACCACAGCCATCGTGCCCCGGGTTTCCGGTGGCGAAGAAGAGCACGGCCATCTCGAAGAATTCCGCACCGACCCAATTGGTTTGATGAAGCGCATCCGTGCGGAGTGCGGCGACGTCGGCTGGTTCCAGCTGGTGGACAAGCACGTCATCTTCCTGTCGGGCGCCGAAGCCAACGAGTTCTTCTTCCGCTCCGCCGACGAGGATCTCGATCAGGCCGAGGCCTACCCGTTCATGACGCCGATCTTCGGCAAGGGCGTGGTGTTCGATGCCAGCCCGGAGCGGCGCAAGGAGATGCTGCACAACTCGGCACTGCGCGGCGAGCAGATGAAGGGGCACGCGGCCACCATCGAGGGCGAAGTAAAGAAGATGATCGCCAACTGGGGCGACGAGGGCGAGATCGAACTGCTCGACTTCTTCGCCGAGCTGACCATCTACACCTCGACCGCCTGCCTGATCGGCCTGAAGTTCCGCGAGCAGCTCGATCACCGCTTCGCGGAGTACTACCACGAACTGGAGCGTGGCACCGATCCGCTCTGCTACGTCGACCCCTATCTCCCGATCGAGAGCTTCCGGCGCCGCGACGAAGCGCGTGTGAAACTTGTTGCGCTGGTTCAGGAGATCATGAATCAGCGGCTGGCCAATCCGCCGAAGGACAAGACCGACCGCGACATGCTCGACGTGCTGGTGTCGATCAAGGACGAGGCGGGCAGCCCACGATTCTCCGCTGACGAGGTCACCGGGATGTTCATCTCGCTGATGTTCGCCGGGCACCACACCAGTTCCGGGACCTCGGCGTGGACGCTGATCGAGCTGATCCGTCACCCAGACGTGTACGCCGAGGTGCTGGCCGAGCTCGAGGAGCTGTACGCCGACGGCCAGGAGGTGAGTTTCCATGCGCTGCGCCAGATCCCGAAGCTCGACAACGTGGTCAAGGAGACCCTGCGGCTGCATCCGCCGCTGATCATCCTGATGCGAGTCGCCAAGGGCGAGTTCGAGGTGCAGGGCTTCCCGATCCACGACGGTGACTTCGTTGCGGCATCCCCCGCGATCTCGAACCGGATTCCGGAGGACTTCCCCGACCCGGACGCCTTCAATCCCGACCGTTACAACAAGCCCGAGCAGGCCGACGTCGTCAACCGGTGGACCTGGATCCCATTCGGCGCGGGCCGGCACCGCTGCGTCGGTGCCGCGTTCGCACAGATGCAGATCAAAGCCATCTTCTCGGTTCTGTTGCGCGAGTACGAGTTCGAGATGGCTCAACCGGCCGACAGCTATCACAACGACCACTCGAAGATGGTCGTCCAGCTCGCCAGGCCGGCGAAGGCGCGCTACCGCAAGCGGAAAGCCTGACCGGTCATGGGTTTTCGGATCGAAGTCGATCTGGACTTGTGTCAGGGCCACGCCATGTGCGAACTGGAGGCGCCCGACTACTTCCGGGTGCCCAAGCGGGGCAAGGTCGAGATCCTCGACCCCGACTTGCCCGAAGACGCCCGCGATGAAGTCCAGCGCGCGGTCGATATGTGCCCAACCCAAGCACTATTCATCAAAGAGAAGGGAGACTGACTTATGACTTCTCAAGCGTCACACTCGCGAGAGGATCTCGAGGCATGGGTCGACCGCTGGCTGCAGGCCAACAAGGACTGCGAAAAGGCCGGTGACTGGAAGCCGCTCGCCGACTTCTACGCCAAAGACGCCACCTACGGCTGGAACATCGGCCCCAAGGAAGACGTGATGTGCGTCGGCGTCGACGAGATCCGCGATGTCGCACTGGGCCTGGAGATGGAGGGCCTGGAGAACTGGGTCTACGAGTACCAGAAAGTGCTCATCGACGAGAAGCAGGGCGAGATCGTCGGCTTCTGGAAGCAGATCGTCAACAAGACCGACGGCACCCAGGACGAGATCTACGGAATCGGCGGCAGCTGGTTCCGGCTTAACGACGAAGGGCTGATCGAGTGGCAGCGTGACTTCTTCGACTTCGGACATGTCGCGAAGATGTTCGCGAAGCTCATCGAGTCCGGCGATCTGTCCGCCGGAATGCAGAAGCGAATCGAGCGCAGCATCGCGGGCGAGAAGCTGCCGGGCTATTACCCGCTGGGGCAAGCACCCGCACCGATCTGGTGATCTCCCGACCGGTTGGTGGTCCCCCGCGTGTTTACAGCCCGGTGATGCACGTCATAATGGTTTGCGAATAAGAACACGTTCTAATTGCCATCCGGCCGCGGCCGGTCCCTTTCCCCGACACTCGGGTCAGGGCATGTTAGTGGAGGTCCTTCATGAAGACAAAAGGCGCACTGATCTGGGAGTTCAACCAGCAGTGGTCCATCGAGGATATCGAGATCGGCGACCCGCAAGCGCACGAGGTCAAGATCCAGATGGAAGCGGCCGGGATGTGCCATTCGGATCACCATCTAGTCACCGGTGGCATCCCGATGGCAGGGTTCCCGGTGCTCGGCGGACACGAGGGTGCGGGCATCGTCACCGAGGTTGGGCCCGGTGTGGAGGACATCGCCCCGGGCGACCACGTGGTGCTGTCGTTCATCCCGTCCTGCGGGCAATGCCCGACCTGTCAGGCCGGCCTGCGCAACCTCTGTGACCTCGGGGCGGGCCTGCTGGGCGGTGCCGCGGTCTCCGATGGCACGTTCCGCATCCAGGCCCGCGGCCAGAACGTATTCCCCATGACGTTGCTGGGGACGTTCTCGCCCTACATGGTCGTGCACCGCAGCTCGGTGGTGAAGATCGACCCCTCGGTGCCGTTCGAGGTCGCCGCCCTGGTCGGTTGCGGTGTCACCACTGGTTACGGTTCGTCGGTCCGCACCGCCAACGTCCGCCCGGGCGAAGACGTCGCCATCGTCGGCGTCGGCGGCGTCGGCATGGCCGCGCTGCAGGGTGCCGTGAACGCGGGCGCGCGCTACGTCTTCGCGATCGACCCGGTGGAGTGGAAGCGCGATCAGGCGCTGAAGTTCGGCGCGACCCACGTCTATCCCGACATCTTTGCCGCGATGGCGGGCATAGCCGAGGTGACCTACGGTCTGATGGCCCACAAGGTCGTCGTCACCGTCGGTGAGCTGCACGGTGCCGACATCGACAACTATCTCAACATCACCCAAAAGGGCGGCACCTGCGTGCTGACCGCCATCGGCAGCCTGCTGGACACCAATGTGAACCTGAACCTGGCGATGTTGACCCTGATGCAGAAGAATCTGCAGGGCACCATCTTCGGTGGCGGCAACCCGCAGTACGACATCCCGCAGCTGCTGTCGATGTACAAGGCCGGCAAGCTCAACCTGGACGACATGATCACCCGCCAGTACCGGCTGGAGCAGATCAACGACGGCTACCAGGACATGCTGGACGGCAAGAACATTCGCGGCGTCATCCGCTACACCGACGCCGACCGGTAAGCCGACAAGAGGGGCTCGGATCATGACCCAAACCGCCCAATCCCCGGCACTGACCGCGTCGCAGTCGTCGTGGCGCTGCGCGCAAGGCAAAGACCGGGACGGCTGGCTGGCGCTGATGACCGACGATGTGGTCATCGAGGACCCGATCGGCAAGTCCGTCACCAACCCCGACGGCACCGGCGTGCGTGGCAAGGCCGCCGTCGGCGAGTTCTTCGACAACAACATCGCCCAGAACCAGCTCACCATCACGTGCGAGGAGACCTTCCCGTCGAGCTCACCCGACGAGATCGCTCATATTCTGGTGCTACAGAGCAAGTTTGAGGGCGGCATGACGAGCAAGGTGCGCGGCGTGTTCACCTACAAGGTCAACGACGCGGGGCTGATCACCAACATGCGCGGGTACTGGAACCTCGACGTGATGGAGTTCGGCCAGGAGGACTGACTCGGGGTCGTCCGATCGCCGAATCTATGCTGGGACCATGGCGTCGATCTTCACCAAGATCATCAACCGCGAACTACCCGGCCGATTCGTTTACGAGGACGACGACGTCGTCGCGTTCCTGACGATCGAGCCGATGACGCAAGGACACACGCTGGTGGTGCCGCGCGCCGAGATCGACAACTGGCAAGACGTCGACAATGCGGCCTTCGCCCGCGTGATGTCGGTGAGCCAGCTGATCGGCAGGGCCGTGTCCAAGGCGTTCCGGACCGAGCGTTCGGGGATGATCATCGCCGGGCTGGAAGTGCCGCACTTGCACGTCCACGTGTTTCCGACGCGCAGCCTGAGCGACTTCGGCTTCGCCAACGTCGACCGCAACCCGTCGCCGGAATCGCTCGATCAAGCACAGGCCAGGATCAAGGCGGCCCTGGAGCAACTGGCGTAGACGTCAGCCGACCTGGGCGGGTACGTCGCTGACACGTGGCAGGGTCACGCGGAAGCAGCACCCCTCCCCGGGCGCGGTTCGCACGGTCACCTTGCCCCCGTGCGCCTGCACCAACGAGTCGACGATGGACAATCCCAGTCCGGTACCGCCGCTCGCCCGGGCCCGGGACGAGTCCGTGCGATAGAAGCGCTCGAACACCCGCGTCGCGTCCTCCTGGCTCATGCCGGGGCCCTTGTCGGCGACTTCGATCACGGCATCGTCACCGTCGGTACCCACCCGCACCGTGACGTCCGCGGTTGCCGGGGTGTGCTGCAACGCGTTCGCGACGAGGTTGCTCAGCACCTGGCGGATCCGGGGCTCGTCGCCAAGCACCTCGGGAGTGCCGGGGCCGTCGAGGATTTCCATGCTGATGGTGCGCTTGGGGTCGATCGCCCGCCCGTCGTGCACGGCATCGCTGGCCAGCGCCAGCAGGTCCACACGATGGTGTTCCAGGGGGCGTTGCACGTCGAGCCGCGCCAGGAGTAAAAGGTCGTCGACCAATAGGCCCATCCGGCTGGCTTCGCTTTCGATGCGCGAGAGCAGCATGGCCACGTCACGCGCCGCGCCCTGGCGGTACAGTTCCGCGAACCCGCGAATGGTGGTGAGCGGGGTGCGCAGTTCGTGACTGGCATCGGTGATGAACCGGCGCATCCGGTCTTCCGAGCCCCGGGCCGTCTCGGCCGAGGACACCGAGGAAGCCACCGCTTGCTGGATCTGGGTAAGCATTCCGTTGAGCGCCAACGAAAGTCGGCCCACCTCGGTTCGGGGATCACGTTCTGGTACACGACGATCCAGTTGCCCCGCGGCGATCGCGGCGGCGGTTTGTTCAACCTCGATCAGCGGCCGTAGGCTGCGGTGCACCACCGCGAAGCCGGCGATGCCGACCACCACCAGCACCGCCACCCCGATGCCGAACTGCAACCAGACCAGGGAGCGCACCGTGTGCTGGACATCGGACAGATCGATCGCGACGGTGGTCAGGCCGTTGCGTCCGCGCACCGACACCGCTCGCCACTGGATATCCGAGCCATTGACCGACGACAGCGTCGTCGGATTGGGGCCCACGTCGTTGTCAGGCGGCAATGCCGGTTCGGCGTTGCGGTCATTGATGGCCGTGAACGGTTTGCCGTCGGTGCCCACACCGCGCACGTAGTACTTCGACGGAGGCCGGCCCGGGTCCGGGCCTTCGTAAGACGACGCCGTCAACTGCCGCCGCGGTGCCAGCGCCCAGCCGCGCGATGCCTCGAGCAGCGTCTGGTCGATCCGGCTGACCAGACTGTGCCGCAGGATCGACGTGACCATGACGCCCGAGGCGGCCAGACCGCAAGCCACCAAAACCAGGGTGGCCGCGACCAGGCCTACCCGCAGAGGCAATCCACGCCGAACGTGTGTGG
The DNA window shown above is from Mycobacterium sp. Aquia_216 and carries:
- a CDS encoding SDR family oxidoreductase codes for the protein MPRFAPLPERRPAIVAGASSGIGEATAIELAAHGFPVALGARRVEKLDDIVGKINADGGEAIGFHLDVTDPNSVKSFVAQSVNALGDIEVLVAGAGDTYFGKLAEITTDEFDSQLQIHLVGANRLAAAVLPGMLERQRGDLIFVGSDVALRQRPHMGAYGAAKAALVAMVTNFQMELEGTGVRASIVHPGPTKTAMGWSLPADKIGPALDDWAKWGQARHDYFLRASDLGRAIAFVAETPRGGFIANMELQPEAPLADNKDRQKLALGEEGMPS
- a CDS encoding cytochrome P450, which translates into the protein MTTAIVPRVSGGEEEHGHLEEFRTDPIGLMKRIRAECGDVGWFQLVDKHVIFLSGAEANEFFFRSADEDLDQAEAYPFMTPIFGKGVVFDASPERRKEMLHNSALRGEQMKGHAATIEGEVKKMIANWGDEGEIELLDFFAELTIYTSTACLIGLKFREQLDHRFAEYYHELERGTDPLCYVDPYLPIESFRRRDEARVKLVALVQEIMNQRLANPPKDKTDRDMLDVLVSIKDEAGSPRFSADEVTGMFISLMFAGHHTSSGTSAWTLIELIRHPDVYAEVLAELEELYADGQEVSFHALRQIPKLDNVVKETLRLHPPLIILMRVAKGEFEVQGFPIHDGDFVAASPAISNRIPEDFPDPDAFNPDRYNKPEQADVVNRWTWIPFGAGRHRCVGAAFAQMQIKAIFSVLLREYEFEMAQPADSYHNDHSKMVVQLARPAKARYRKRKA
- a CDS encoding ferredoxin, encoding MGFRIEVDLDLCQGHAMCELEAPDYFRVPKRGKVEILDPDLPEDARDEVQRAVDMCPTQALFIKEKGD
- a CDS encoding nuclear transport factor 2 family protein: MTSQASHSREDLEAWVDRWLQANKDCEKAGDWKPLADFYAKDATYGWNIGPKEDVMCVGVDEIRDVALGLEMEGLENWVYEYQKVLIDEKQGEIVGFWKQIVNKTDGTQDEIYGIGGSWFRLNDEGLIEWQRDFFDFGHVAKMFAKLIESGDLSAGMQKRIERSIAGEKLPGYYPLGQAPAPIW
- a CDS encoding NDMA-dependent alcohol dehydrogenase produces the protein MKTKGALIWEFNQQWSIEDIEIGDPQAHEVKIQMEAAGMCHSDHHLVTGGIPMAGFPVLGGHEGAGIVTEVGPGVEDIAPGDHVVLSFIPSCGQCPTCQAGLRNLCDLGAGLLGGAAVSDGTFRIQARGQNVFPMTLLGTFSPYMVVHRSSVVKIDPSVPFEVAALVGCGVTTGYGSSVRTANVRPGEDVAIVGVGGVGMAALQGAVNAGARYVFAIDPVEWKRDQALKFGATHVYPDIFAAMAGIAEVTYGLMAHKVVVTVGELHGADIDNYLNITQKGGTCVLTAIGSLLDTNVNLNLAMLTLMQKNLQGTIFGGGNPQYDIPQLLSMYKAGKLNLDDMITRQYRLEQINDGYQDMLDGKNIRGVIRYTDADR
- a CDS encoding ketosteroid isomerase family protein, which codes for MTQTAQSPALTASQSSWRCAQGKDRDGWLALMTDDVVIEDPIGKSVTNPDGTGVRGKAAVGEFFDNNIAQNQLTITCEETFPSSSPDEIAHILVLQSKFEGGMTSKVRGVFTYKVNDAGLITNMRGYWNLDVMEFGQED
- a CDS encoding HIT family protein, with translation MASIFTKIINRELPGRFVYEDDDVVAFLTIEPMTQGHTLVVPRAEIDNWQDVDNAAFARVMSVSQLIGRAVSKAFRTERSGMIIAGLEVPHLHVHVFPTRSLSDFGFANVDRNPSPESLDQAQARIKAALEQLA